One window of the Acidimicrobiia bacterium genome contains the following:
- a CDS encoding cupin domain-containing protein produces the protein MTTTAPLPKGVFFDSDRGIVVEGIVARGMPTHPLGARPGKGYNSVAFNYLAGNSVLTAFLAGIEPGGTKCGHRHFDETLSYVVAGRGSSEFRQLDDRPLTRVSWSQGDLLAIPTNAWHHHFNGPDEGRLLSFKNAPAIQRLIGFADEDNHADLRLRDRFDDEPDFFTRAEVQPDGSIRTNFLAQVGTSPVPAPDPTLGEGVSRQRYVMGGHRTLSVDVVSIQPGGTFDTYRPLAEEGILILKGNGLTRLFSADGARSEVEWSAGDLVSPPFYVSRQHQNLGNEEMRLLCVRNTFVEVGLGFSVGQFDRHLPDRFPEVADVGA, from the coding sequence ATGACTACGACCGCACCATTACCCAAAGGGGTCTTCTTCGACTCCGATCGGGGGATCGTTGTAGAAGGCATTGTTGCGCGAGGGATGCCGACCCACCCGCTCGGCGCTAGACCAGGAAAGGGATACAACTCGGTTGCCTTCAACTACCTGGCAGGTAACAGCGTCCTGACCGCTTTCCTGGCTGGCATCGAGCCCGGTGGGACCAAATGTGGCCATCGCCATTTCGACGAAACCCTGTCTTATGTCGTCGCGGGACGGGGCTCGAGTGAATTCCGCCAACTAGACGATCGGCCCCTAACTCGGGTCAGCTGGAGTCAGGGCGACCTTCTGGCGATCCCGACCAACGCCTGGCACCATCATTTCAACGGGCCGGACGAGGGGCGGTTGCTCTCGTTTAAGAATGCCCCTGCGATTCAGCGCTTGATCGGATTCGCCGACGAGGACAATCACGCTGACCTCCGCCTACGTGATCGGTTCGACGACGAACCGGACTTCTTCACCCGGGCTGAGGTACAACCCGACGGATCGATTCGGACCAACTTCCTCGCCCAGGTCGGTACCTCTCCCGTACCTGCGCCCGACCCGACCCTAGGAGAAGGTGTATCTAGGCAGCGTTATGTGATGGGCGGCCATCGAACCTTATCGGTGGATGTTGTCAGCATTCAGCCTGGCGGAACGTTTGATACCTATCGCCCCCTGGCGGAAGAGGGGATCCTGATCCTCAAGGGAAATGGCCTAACCCGGCTGTTCTCGGCCGACGGCGCCCGGTCGGAGGTCGAATGGTCGGCAGGAGACCTCGTCTCCCCTCCGTTCTACGTGTCTCGGCAGCATCAAAACCTCGGAAACGAAGAGATGCGTCTCCTATGCGTCCGCAACACCTTCGTAGAGGTGGGTTTGGGGTTCTCGGTCGGGCAGTTCGACCGGCACCTACCCGATCGATTTCCGGAGGTCGCCGACGTCGGCGCATAG
- a CDS encoding zinc-binding dehydrogenase → MIEGERVLVVGAGPIGIGAMMVATLKGAEVLVVDLVDDRLDQASALGAQLTARADSPDLAELVASWTSGLGVDLSVEAVGGQQNSTLEMAQRLTTRRGRIVVMGSFSEKLVPFPVGSLKFLEQELIGSSGHPRTFGPVIELVASGALEVAKLISHTIDLGGLQGAFDMMDKRVDGVMKVVVEPNR, encoded by the coding sequence GTGATTGAAGGTGAGAGAGTCCTGGTCGTGGGAGCCGGCCCGATTGGCATTGGAGCGATGATGGTCGCGACTCTAAAAGGGGCGGAGGTCCTGGTGGTTGACCTAGTCGACGACCGCCTTGACCAGGCCAGCGCGCTCGGGGCTCAGCTGACGGCGCGCGCTGACAGTCCTGATCTAGCCGAACTCGTTGCCAGTTGGACGTCCGGTTTGGGCGTGGATCTCTCGGTCGAAGCAGTGGGGGGTCAGCAGAACTCGACTCTTGAGATGGCCCAACGGCTAACCACCCGGCGCGGGCGCATTGTGGTGATGGGATCGTTCTCCGAAAAGCTGGTGCCATTTCCGGTCGGCAGCTTGAAGTTCCTTGAACAGGAGCTGATCGGGTCCAGCGGCCATCCTCGTACGTTCGGGCCGGTGATCGAATTGGTGGCGTCTGGTGCCTTGGAGGTAGCCAAGCTGATAAGCCACACCATCGATCTCGGCGGCCTGCAGGGTGCATTCGACATGATGGACAAGCGAGTCGATGGCGTCATGAAAGTTGTCGTCGAACCCAACCGGTGA